The following are encoded in a window of Amycolatopsis lexingtonensis genomic DNA:
- a CDS encoding sodium-translocating pyrophosphatase has translation MSRQFLAEGAGTIALSGGGYTIVGVVAVVALAALVIGYVLLKEVLAAGQGTAKMQDIAKAVQEGAAAYLKRQRNTLAIFGVVVFLLLFALPADDWNEKIGRSIFFLVGAAFSFAIGYLGMWLATQANLRVAAASREEGGREKAMRVAFRTGGVVGMITVGLGLFGAAVVVLVYTGQAPKVLEGFGFGAALIAMFMRVGGGIFTKAADVGADLVGKVEQGIPEDDPRNAATIADNVGDNVGDCAGMAADLFESYAVMLVAALILGSTAFGVHGLIFPLIVPAIGVITAVIGVYITKARAGEGGLVTINRSFYISAVISAVLSAIASFVYLPSSFSDFGAGYENSGNPAVIATVAVIIGIVLAAVILKLTGYYTGTEYKPVKDVAQTSETGGATVILSGISVGFESAVYTALVIGAAVFGAYLLGGGVALFAVALAGTGLLTTVGVIVAMDTFGPVSDNAQGIAEMSGDVDEKAAQILTELDAVGNTTKAITKGIAIATAVLAATALFGSYSDAITKTLTGMGNGVVTGMDAAKSFVNQVVSPNTLVGVIIGAAVVFMFSGLAVNAVSRAAGAVVYEVRRQFRDIPGIMEGTTRPEYGKVVDIVTRDSLRELTTPGLLAVFAPIAVGFGLGTGALAGYLAGAIACGTLMAIFLANSGGAWDNAKKLVEDGNHGGKGSSAHEATIIGDTVGDPFKDTAGPAINPLIKVMNLVSVLIAPAVVQFSIGPDENAAVRIIISLVAVAIIVAAIVVSKRRGTVLSDTPTEIKA, from the coding sequence ATGTCACGGCAGTTCCTCGCGGAGGGCGCAGGCACGATTGCGCTCTCCGGAGGTGGCTACACGATTGTCGGTGTAGTCGCCGTGGTCGCGCTTGCCGCACTCGTCATCGGCTACGTCTTGCTCAAGGAGGTGCTGGCCGCAGGCCAGGGCACCGCCAAGATGCAGGACATCGCCAAGGCGGTGCAGGAAGGCGCGGCCGCTTACCTCAAGCGGCAGCGGAACACCCTCGCCATCTTCGGCGTGGTCGTGTTCCTCCTGCTCTTCGCACTTCCCGCCGACGACTGGAACGAGAAGATCGGCCGTTCGATCTTCTTCCTGGTCGGTGCGGCGTTCTCGTTCGCGATCGGCTACCTCGGCATGTGGCTGGCCACGCAGGCGAACCTGCGCGTGGCCGCGGCTTCGCGTGAGGAAGGCGGCCGCGAGAAGGCCATGCGCGTCGCGTTCCGCACCGGTGGCGTCGTCGGCATGATCACCGTCGGCCTCGGCCTGTTCGGTGCCGCGGTCGTCGTGCTGGTCTACACCGGCCAGGCGCCCAAGGTGCTCGAGGGCTTCGGCTTCGGTGCCGCCCTGATCGCGATGTTCATGCGTGTCGGCGGCGGTATCTTCACCAAGGCCGCCGACGTCGGCGCCGACCTGGTCGGCAAGGTCGAGCAGGGCATCCCGGAGGACGACCCGCGCAACGCCGCCACCATCGCGGACAACGTGGGCGACAACGTCGGCGACTGCGCCGGCATGGCCGCGGACCTCTTCGAGTCCTACGCCGTCATGCTCGTCGCCGCGCTGATCCTGGGCAGCACCGCCTTCGGCGTGCACGGCCTGATCTTCCCGCTCATCGTGCCGGCCATCGGTGTCATCACCGCGGTCATCGGTGTCTACATCACCAAGGCGCGCGCGGGGGAGGGCGGCCTGGTCACGATCAACCGCTCCTTCTACATCTCCGCGGTCATTTCCGCGGTGCTGTCGGCGATCGCGTCGTTCGTGTACCTGCCGAGCAGCTTCTCCGACTTCGGCGCGGGGTATGAGAACTCGGGCAACCCGGCGGTCATCGCGACCGTCGCGGTGATCATCGGCATCGTGCTCGCCGCGGTCATCCTGAAGCTGACCGGGTACTACACCGGCACCGAGTACAAGCCGGTCAAGGACGTCGCGCAGACGTCGGAGACCGGTGGCGCGACCGTCATCCTCTCCGGTATCTCGGTCGGTTTCGAGTCCGCCGTGTACACCGCGCTGGTCATCGGCGCGGCCGTGTTCGGCGCGTACCTGCTGGGCGGCGGCGTCGCGCTGTTCGCCGTGGCGCTGGCCGGTACCGGCCTGCTGACCACCGTCGGCGTCATCGTCGCGATGGACACCTTCGGCCCGGTTTCGGACAACGCGCAGGGCATCGCCGAGATGTCGGGCGACGTCGACGAGAAGGCCGCGCAGATCCTCACGGAGCTGGACGCGGTGGGCAACACCACCAAGGCCATCACCAAGGGCATCGCGATCGCGACCGCCGTCCTCGCGGCGACCGCGCTCTTCGGCTCCTACTCGGACGCGATCACGAAGACGCTGACGGGCATGGGCAACGGCGTGGTGACCGGAATGGACGCGGCCAAGTCGTTCGTGAACCAGGTCGTCAGCCCGAACACGCTCGTCGGCGTGATCATCGGCGCGGCCGTCGTGTTCATGTTCTCGGGTCTCGCCGTCAACGCGGTTTCCCGCGCGGCCGGCGCGGTGGTCTACGAAGTCCGCCGCCAGTTCCGCGACATCCCGGGCATCATGGAGGGCACCACCCGCCCCGAGTACGGCAAGGTCGTCGACATCGTCACGCGCGACTCGCTGCGCGAGCTGACGACGCCGGGTCTGCTGGCGGTCTTCGCCCCGATCGCGGTCGGCTTCGGCCTGGGCACCGGCGCGCTCGCCGGCTACCTGGCCGGCGCGATCGCCTGCGGCACCCTGATGGCGATCTTCCTCGCCAACTCCGGTGGCGCGTGGGACAACGCGAAGAAGCTGGTCGAAGACGGCAACCACGGTGGCAAGGGCTCGTCCGCGCACGAGGCCACCATCATCGGTGACACCGTGGGTGACCCGTTCAAGGACACCGCCGGCCCGGCGATCAACCCGCTGATCAAGGTGATGAACCTGGTCTCCGTGCTGATCGCGCCCGCCGTCGTCCAGTTCTCGATCGGCCCGGACGAGAACGCCGCGGTCCGCATCATCATCTCGCTGGTCGCGGTCGCCATCATCGTGGCGGCGATCGTGGTCTCGAAGCGCCGGGGAACGGTTCTTTCCGACACCCCGACGGAGATCAAGGCCTGA
- a CDS encoding trypsin-like peptidase domain-containing protein, with product MTRRLLGALLTAATATVLLGTTPASAAAANFAGTVALSNCSGSVVKPAATPDTAPALVMSNGHCLETGFPAPGQVITNRSSSRTFTLLNASGGNAGTLRAKKIVYGTMTDTDVSLYQLTTTYAQIKSSYGISPLELSNAHPAAGAAIDVVSGYWKRIYSCNIDGFVYRLKEGSWTWKDSIRYTSACQTIGGTSGSPVVSGGKVVGVNNTGNEDGERCTDNNPCEVDEAGNVTVHYKTNYGQETYGIPACLTAANEIALTQAGCTLPRP from the coding sequence ATGACCCGACGCCTCCTCGGCGCCCTGCTCACTGCCGCGACCGCCACAGTATTACTGGGGACCACTCCGGCGAGCGCGGCCGCGGCGAACTTCGCCGGCACGGTAGCCCTCTCCAACTGCTCGGGCTCGGTGGTGAAGCCGGCCGCGACGCCGGACACCGCACCCGCGCTCGTCATGTCCAACGGCCACTGCCTCGAGACCGGCTTCCCGGCACCCGGGCAGGTCATCACCAACCGCTCGTCCAGCCGCACGTTCACGCTGCTCAACGCGAGCGGCGGCAACGCGGGCACCCTCCGCGCGAAGAAGATCGTCTACGGGACGATGACCGACACCGACGTGTCGCTCTACCAGCTCACCACCACCTACGCGCAGATCAAGTCGAGCTACGGGATCTCGCCGCTGGAGCTGTCCAACGCGCACCCGGCGGCCGGCGCCGCGATCGACGTCGTCTCCGGCTACTGGAAGCGGATCTACTCCTGCAACATCGACGGGTTCGTCTACCGGTTGAAGGAGGGCAGCTGGACCTGGAAGGACTCGATCCGCTACACCTCCGCCTGCCAGACCATCGGCGGCACGTCGGGCTCGCCGGTCGTCTCCGGCGGCAAGGTCGTCGGCGTGAACAACACCGGCAACGAGGACGGCGAGCGCTGCACGGACAACAACCCGTGCGAGGTCGACGAGGCCGGGAACGTCACCGTGCACTACAAGACGAACTACGGCCAGGAGACGTACGGCATTCCCGCGTGCCTCACCGCGGCCAACGAAATCGCCCTCACGCAGGCCGGCTGCACCCTGCCCCGGCCCTGA
- the topA gene encoding type I DNA topoisomerase, whose translation MSGEQDSVAGARTKKNGASADNGAGHRRLVIVESPTKARKIAPYLGGGYVVESSVGHIRDLPRGAADVPAQYKGESWARLGVDVDNGFKALYVVTPDKKSKVTELKSLLKDVDELYLATDPDREGEAIAWHLLETLKPKVPVRRMVFHEVTEQAIRAAADSTRELDADLVDAQETRRILDRLYGYEVSPVLWKKVMPKLSAGRVQSVATRIVVERERERMRFTSASYWDISATMDAGEEASPRNFPARLVAVDGARLATGRDFGSDGQLKASNNEVRVLAEADARRLAEALKQRDFKVSSVEEKPYTRKPYAPFMTSTLQQEAGRKMRFTSERTMRIAQKLYENGYITYMRTDSTTLSESAISAARSQATQLYGKEYVSPSPRQYTRKVKNAQEAHEAIRPSGEVFRTPGQVASELDTDEYRLYEMIWQRTIASQMADAKGTTMSVRIVGNATSGEECTFAASGRTITFAGFLKAYVEAVDTETGGEADDKQSRLPVLEKDQALTASDLNPDGHTTSPPARYSEPSLVSKLEELGIGRPSTYASIIKTIQDRGYVWKKGSALVPSWVAFAVIGLMERHFERLVDYDFTAGMEDELDRIAAGDEQRAQWLSKFYFGGDMGVDGSIGRLGGLKKLVEGSVEDIDAREINSIPLFSDADGHTVVVRVGRYGPYLEREVDGNSQRANLPEDLPPDELSQEIAEKLFATPQEGRSLGVDPVSGHEIVAKEGRFGPYVTELLPEIEIPEDATAAQKKAAKAKAPKPRTGSLFKSMDIETITLEDALKLLSLPRVVGKDPESGDEITAQNGRYGPYLKKGTDSRSLSTEDQLFSITVEEALKIYSEPKQRGRSATAKPPLKELGEDPVSKKPMVVKDGRFGPYVTDGEYNATLRKGDEIESLTAERASELLAEKRAKGPAPKRKAPARKPASTTAKTVKAGTAKKATTAKRSTATKTK comes from the coding sequence ATGAGCGGAGAGCAGGACAGCGTGGCAGGAGCACGGACCAAGAAGAACGGAGCCTCGGCGGACAACGGCGCCGGGCACCGGCGGCTGGTCATCGTCGAGTCGCCGACGAAGGCTCGCAAGATCGCCCCCTACCTGGGCGGCGGTTACGTCGTCGAGTCCTCCGTCGGGCACATCCGCGACCTGCCGCGTGGCGCTGCCGACGTGCCCGCCCAGTACAAGGGTGAGTCCTGGGCGCGCCTCGGCGTCGACGTCGACAACGGCTTCAAGGCCCTCTACGTGGTCACCCCGGACAAGAAGTCCAAGGTGACCGAGCTCAAGAGCCTGCTCAAGGACGTCGACGAGCTCTACCTCGCCACGGACCCCGACCGCGAGGGCGAAGCCATCGCGTGGCACCTGCTCGAGACGCTGAAGCCGAAGGTCCCGGTCCGCCGGATGGTCTTCCACGAGGTCACCGAGCAGGCCATCCGCGCGGCCGCCGACTCGACCCGTGAGCTGGACGCCGATCTCGTCGACGCGCAGGAAACCCGCCGCATCCTCGACCGACTCTACGGCTACGAGGTCTCGCCGGTCCTGTGGAAGAAGGTCATGCCGAAGCTCTCGGCGGGCCGCGTGCAGTCGGTGGCGACCCGGATCGTGGTCGAGCGCGAGCGCGAGCGGATGCGCTTCACCTCGGCGTCCTACTGGGACATCTCCGCCACCATGGACGCCGGCGAAGAGGCTTCGCCGCGGAACTTCCCGGCGCGGCTCGTCGCCGTCGACGGTGCACGCCTGGCCACCGGCCGCGACTTCGGCTCGGACGGCCAGCTCAAGGCGTCGAACAACGAGGTCCGCGTGCTCGCGGAGGCCGACGCGCGGCGCCTGGCCGAAGCGCTGAAGCAGCGAGACTTCAAGGTCTCGAGCGTCGAAGAGAAGCCGTACACGCGCAAGCCGTACGCGCCCTTCATGACCTCGACGCTGCAGCAGGAGGCGGGCCGCAAGATGCGGTTCACCTCCGAGCGCACCATGCGGATCGCGCAGAAGCTGTACGAGAACGGCTACATCACCTATATGCGTACCGACTCCACGACGCTGTCGGAGTCGGCGATCTCGGCGGCGCGCAGCCAGGCCACGCAGCTGTACGGCAAGGAGTACGTCTCGCCGTCGCCGCGCCAGTACACGCGCAAGGTGAAGAACGCGCAGGAAGCGCACGAGGCGATCCGGCCGTCGGGCGAGGTCTTCCGCACGCCGGGCCAGGTCGCGAGCGAGCTGGACACCGACGAGTACCGCCTCTACGAGATGATCTGGCAGCGCACGATCGCGTCGCAGATGGCGGACGCCAAGGGCACCACGATGTCCGTGCGCATCGTCGGCAACGCGACTTCGGGCGAGGAATGCACCTTCGCGGCTTCGGGTCGCACGATCACCTTCGCGGGCTTCCTCAAGGCGTACGTCGAGGCCGTCGACACCGAGACCGGCGGCGAGGCCGACGACAAGCAGAGCCGCCTGCCGGTGCTGGAGAAGGACCAGGCGCTCACCGCGTCCGACCTGAACCCGGACGGCCACACCACCTCGCCGCCGGCGCGCTACTCGGAGCCGAGCCTGGTCAGCAAGCTGGAAGAGCTGGGCATCGGCCGCCCGTCGACGTACGCGTCGATCATCAAGACCATCCAGGACCGCGGCTACGTCTGGAAGAAGGGCTCCGCGCTCGTCCCGTCGTGGGTCGCGTTCGCCGTGATCGGCCTGATGGAGCGGCACTTCGAGCGGCTCGTCGACTACGACTTCACCGCCGGCATGGAGGACGAGCTCGACCGCATCGCGGCCGGCGACGAGCAGCGCGCGCAGTGGCTGTCGAAGTTCTACTTCGGCGGCGACATGGGCGTCGACGGCTCGATCGGCCGCCTGGGCGGGCTCAAGAAGCTGGTCGAAGGCAGCGTCGAAGACATCGACGCGCGGGAGATCAACTCGATCCCGCTGTTCAGCGACGCCGACGGGCACACCGTCGTGGTCCGCGTCGGGCGCTACGGGCCGTACCTGGAGCGCGAGGTCGACGGGAACTCGCAGCGCGCGAACCTCCCCGAGGACCTGCCGCCGGACGAGCTTTCGCAGGAGATCGCGGAGAAGCTGTTCGCGACGCCGCAGGAGGGGCGTTCGCTGGGTGTCGACCCGGTGAGCGGGCACGAGATCGTCGCCAAGGAAGGCCGCTTCGGGCCGTACGTCACCGAGCTGCTGCCCGAGATCGAGATCCCCGAGGACGCCACGGCCGCGCAGAAGAAGGCCGCCAAGGCGAAGGCGCCGAAGCCGCGCACGGGCTCGCTGTTCAAGTCGATGGACATCGAGACCATCACGCTCGAGGACGCGCTGAAGCTGCTCTCGCTGCCGCGCGTGGTCGGCAAGGACCCGGAGTCCGGCGACGAGATCACGGCGCAGAACGGGCGCTACGGGCCGTACCTGAAGAAGGGCACGGACTCGCGGTCGCTCTCGACCGAGGACCAGCTGTTCTCGATCACCGTCGAGGAAGCGCTGAAGATCTACTCGGAGCCGAAGCAGCGCGGCCGCTCGGCGACCGCGAAGCCGCCGCTCAAGGAGCTCGGCGAGGACCCGGTGTCGAAGAAGCCGATGGTGGTCAAGGACGGCCGGTTCGGCCCGTACGTGACCGATGGCGAGTACAACGCGACGCTGCGGAAGGGCGACGAGATCGAGTCGCTGACCGCGGAACGGGCGTCCGAGCTGCTGGCCGAGAAGCGGGCGAAGGGCCCGGCGCCGAAGCGGAAGGCGCCGGCGCGCAAGCCGGCGTCGACGACGGCGAAGACGGTCAAGGCGGGCACGGCCAAGAAGGCCACCACCGCCAAGCGGTCCACCGCGACGAAGACGAAGTAG
- a CDS encoding ESX secretion-associated protein EspG → MSNAVAVFDVIDEVIAPLSAEVPERPSVMEFYDPEFEIPPVLADTGPLPGRRPSPPLSLADEVEQYTRFVAGMAAIGLAPGGEVTAEAVGLYRALRGGFIRGVVTGVFPAREEPWEVRFFGDEDYTTVLHKLGKRARLRSGFLSELPGWVFDGLPDRPPGPGRHVRIETDERGLIPGGCERAVELIRECAARPRLGTVLVDLAVRDAILAEYPHGAFGLVDNDLGRYQFSAAVDRTGRWTVTWGPASRRTAEQWIVEAVQSHA, encoded by the coding sequence GTGAGCAACGCAGTCGCCGTCTTCGACGTCATCGACGAGGTCATCGCCCCGCTGTCGGCCGAGGTGCCGGAGCGGCCCTCGGTGATGGAGTTCTACGACCCCGAGTTCGAGATCCCGCCGGTGCTGGCGGACACCGGACCGCTCCCGGGTCGTCGTCCTTCGCCGCCGTTGAGCCTGGCCGACGAAGTGGAGCAGTACACCCGGTTCGTCGCCGGCATGGCCGCGATCGGCCTCGCCCCGGGCGGCGAGGTCACGGCCGAGGCGGTCGGGCTGTACCGGGCGCTGCGCGGTGGCTTCATCCGCGGCGTGGTCACCGGGGTCTTCCCGGCCCGGGAGGAGCCGTGGGAGGTCCGGTTCTTCGGCGACGAGGACTACACCACGGTGCTGCACAAGCTGGGCAAGCGCGCGCGGCTGCGGTCGGGCTTCCTCAGCGAGCTGCCGGGCTGGGTGTTCGACGGCCTGCCGGACCGGCCGCCGGGGCCGGGCCGGCACGTGCGGATCGAGACGGACGAGCGCGGCCTGATCCCGGGCGGCTGCGAGCGGGCGGTCGAGCTGATCCGCGAGTGCGCGGCCCGTCCGCGGCTGGGCACGGTGCTGGTGGACCTGGCGGTCCGCGACGCGATCCTGGCGGAGTACCCGCACGGAGCGTTCGGCCTGGTCGACAACGACCTCGGCCGCTACCAGTTCAGCGCGGCGGTGGACCGCACCGGGCGGTGGACGGTCACGTGGGGTCCGGCCTCGCGACGCACGGCCGAGCAGTGGATCGTCGAGGCGGTGCAGAGCCATGCGTGA